The following proteins come from a genomic window of Dermacentor albipictus isolate Rhodes 1998 colony chromosome 8, USDA_Dalb.pri_finalv2, whole genome shotgun sequence:
- the LOC135896289 gene encoding papilin-like translates to MGTLTRMLVFSVLLIALLVASLLLGRTSAWLGEHDEAAGQPADQQHLSPLAAGVASGRGGVGSWLHANASRPLAAGAKDDARRRLNSNEVTKRTSTEEVETTEAVTSTPADMPHLASRRAKRRKFCGPFSFVFCQSPEHEFYFDASQGACVSVADQEAAALCNRGANKFTSLASCDAACGANANTVESKCHEDVLFTECKSEDVVGPLWFFNGDQCRPWNFPGGLCPAANDSRGNLFPTSEECWRSCRELSSRTTGCRVPREERCAPERLKQPYFAHMAASGVAERCVKATAQILARRLCLSGKNRFSALEACRKACV, encoded by the exons ATGGGCACCCTAACCCGGATGCTGGTCTTTTCGGTGCTGCTCATCGCGCTGCTGGTCGCGTCGCTGCTGCTGGGACGCACCAGCGCCTGGCTGGGCGAGCACGACGAGGCGGCTGGTCAGCCGGCGGACCAGCAGCACCTGTCACCATTGGCGGCGGGTGTGGCGTCGGGGAGGGGCGGCGTCGGATCCTGGTTGCACGCGAATGCATCGCGGCCACTCGCAGCTGGCGCAAAAGACGATGCTCGAAGAAGACTTAACTCTAA CGAGGTGACCAAGAGGACATCCACAGAGGAAGTGGAAACGACAGAGGCTGTGACTAGCACGCCAGCGGATATGCCTCATCTCGCTTCACGGCGG GCTAAGCGAAGGAAGTTTTGCGGACCCTTCTCCTTCGTGTTCTGCCAGTCGCCGGAGCACGAGTTCTACTTCGATGCATCTCAAGGAGCGTGCGTCTCGGTAGCTGACCAGGAGGCGGCCGCCCTGTGTAACCGAGGGGCCAACAAGTTCACGTCACTGGCCAGCTGCGACGCCGCCTGCGGTGCAAATGCGAACACCGTGGAATCAAAATGCCACGAAGATGTTCTGTTCACTGAATGCAAGAG TGAGGACGTCGTGGGCCCGCTCTGGTTCTTCAACGGCGATCAGTGTCGACCGTGGAACTTCCCGGGTGGTCTCTGCCCGGCCGCGAATGACAGCAGAGGCAATTTGTTCCCCACGTCCGAAGAGTGCTGGCGCTCCTGCCGCGAGCTCAGTTCACGCACCACCGGCTGTCGAGTCCCCAGGGAGGAGCGCTGCGCACCGGAAAGGCTGAAACAGCCGTACTTCGCCCACATGGCTGCGTCGGGTGTGGCCGAGCGATGTGTGAAAGCCACGGCCCAGATACTTGCCCGCCGTCTGTGCCTCTCGGGCAAGAACCGCTTCAGCGCATTGGAGGCTTGCAGAAAAGCTTGCGTGTGA